One window from the genome of Pungitius pungitius chromosome 14, fPunPun2.1, whole genome shotgun sequence encodes:
- the pccb gene encoding propionyl-CoA carboxylase beta chain, mitochondrial codes for MAAFTMARRSGGLFNGLRTSLRSLAPVKYGAVAAALQPTKQPGSCRWSSAAPLSVKERIDKKRKMALCGGGQNRIDAQHKKGKLTARERVELLLDPESFVESDMFVEHRCSDFGMEQDRNKFPGDSVVTGRGRINGRLVYVFSQDFTVFGGSLSGAHAQKICKIMDQAMTVGAPVIGLNDSGGARIQEGVESLAGYADIFLRNVMASGVVPQISLIMGPCAGGAVYSPALTDFTFMVKDTSYLFITGPDVVKSVTNEDVTQEELGGAKTHTTVSGVAHHAFEDDVEALLNVREFFNFLPLSNQDPAPTRECHDSSDRPVHSLDTIVPLETTKAYDMLDIVRAIVDESDFFEIMPNYAKNIVVGFARMNGRTVGIVGNQPKVASGCLDINSSVKGARFVRFCDAFNIPIITFVDVPGFLPGTAQEYGGIIRHGAKLLYAFAEATVPKITVITRKAYGGAYDVMSSKHLRGDVNYAWPTAEVAVMGAKGAVQIIFRGKENQAEAEAEYVEKFANPFPAALRGFVDDIIEPSTTRKRICRDLEVLASKKQLNPWKKHANIPL; via the exons ATGGCGGCCTTCACTATGGCCCGGCGGAGCGGTGGGCTGTTCAACGGGTTGAGGACGTCTCTCAGGAGTCTGGCGCCCGTGAAATATGGCGCAGTCGCTGCTGCACTGCAGCCGACAAAGCAGCCGGGGTCCTGCCGCTGGAGCTCCGCCGCGCCCCTGAGCGTTAAGGAGCGGATTGACAAGAAACGCAAGATGGCGCTGTGCGGGGGAGGTCAGAACAGAATAGATGCACAACACAAAAAG GGTAAGTTGACGGCCAGGGAGCGAGTGGAGCTCCTGCTGGACCCCGAGTCCTTCGTGGAGTCGGACATGTTCGTGGAGCATCGCTGCTCCGACTTCGGCATGGAGCAGGACAGGAACAAG TTCCCGGGCGACAGTGTCGTGACCGGCCGAGGCCGCATCAACGGAAGGCTGGTTTATGTATTCAGTCAG GACTTCACGGTGTTCGGAGGAAGTCTGTCCGGAGCTCACGCACAGAAGATCTGTAAG ATTATGGACCAGGCGATGACGGTTGGAGCCCCCGTCATCGGGCTGAACGATTCTGGAGGAGCTCGGATCCAGGAGGGAGTGGAGTCTCTGGCTGGATATGCAGATATATTCCTG AGGAATGTGATGGCTTCAGGAGTCGTACCTCAGATCTCCCTCATCATGGGTCCGTGTGCCGGAGGAGCCGTCTACTCCCCGGCGCTGACTGATTTTACCTTCATGGTTAAG gaCACATCATACCTGTTCATCACAGGCCCCGATGTCGTGAAGTCGGTCACCAACGAAGATGTGACTCAAGAGGAGCTCGGTGGagccaaaacacacaccacTGTGTCCG GAGTGGCTCATCACGCTTTCGAAGACGACGTCGAAGCCTTGCTCAACGTGCGCGAGTTCTTCAACTTCCTGCCGCTGAGCAATCAGGATCCCGCTCCGACCCGAGAGTGCCACGACAGCAG CGACCGTCCGGTACACTCTTTGGACACCATCGTGCCGCTGGAGACGACTAAAGCCTACGACATGCTGGACATCGTTCGAGCC ATAGTAGATGAGAGCGACTTCTTTGAGATCATGCCCAACTACGCCAAAAACATTGTGGTGGGCTTCGCCCGCATGAACGGACGCACCGTAGGGATTGTGGGTAACCAGCCCAAAGTGGCTTCTG GTTGTTTGGACATCAACTCCTCAGTGAAGGGAGCCCGCTTTGTACGCTTCTGTGACGCTTTCAATATTCCCATCATCACCTTTGTGGACGTGCCAGGCTTCCTGCCAG GTACGGCTCAGGAGTACGGAGGCATCATCAGACACGGAGCCAAGCTGCTCTACGCCTTCGCAGAGGCCACAGTCCCCAAAATAACAGTCATCACCAGAAAG GCCTACGGAGGAGCCTATGATGTGATGAGCTCCAAACACTTGAGAGGAGATGTGAACTACGCCTGGCCCACCGCCGAGGTTGCAGTCATGGGCGCTAAG gggGCCGTGCAGATTATTTTCAGAGGAAAGGAGAACCAGGCGGAGGCAGAGGCCGAGTACGTTGAGAAGTTCGCCAACCCTTTCCCAGCTGCTCTCAGAG GGTTTGTGGATGACATCATCGAGCCATCGACCACCCGCAAGAGGATCTGCAGAGACCTGGAGGTGCTGGCAAGCAAGAAGCAGCTGAATCCCTGGAAGAAACATGCCAACATTCCTCTGTGA
- the LOC134103968 gene encoding uncharacterized protein LOC134103968, whose translation MEDEYDRETVDGGWGPAPGYRWKIINDQLRLLLVAVGGETTGKKKHEAVERTERAVRKLLEKKGVSLADRLSLAQILWEKERDCREEKKELESKREKASVLKKGKLRKEMEDVEDMRSALFSYWIKSKAVGRNNQERCNEERPPAYDVEINGVNSASAPAGLYPVLNITGGELEVEESVPLRGCRGNEVTGESRPFEARQNRGGFKEWTDSRTPGRRDSSEVQRRNKADKGKYLAGANERVKTQLRYGESPDMGERGKKGSASAQEEQNGECGDNSDPEIHGEPGKMYPLFMSSRGVNKYKPWSLGDVSALVAQMPAPSEGGDKWLKQLDTLTNGHTLALGDFRAVAARCMTAHDLADVENRAGVTRQADDDRFLYFATEIGDAMREKWPLLMSTKIPKLPWDAKKTPRAYLDECKETWVKSTSHHPGTEGIQREWFRQAVLEGVPEGVKAKMITNPDLPGSESAVWERHLLHHLQDATEEATGEEKQLKELQAQLLRLQLTKVKQEVSDKKQKGKDERQMTVQAAPAEGVQRPRKGEDRPSPHSYPS comes from the exons atggaagatgaatatgatcgggaaactgttgacggcggctgggggccagcgccggggtatcgatggaaaataataaacgaccagctgaggctgttgttggtggcggtgggtggagagaccaccgggaaaaagaagcatgaggctgtggagcgcacggaacgcgcggtgagaaagttgttagaaaagaaaggcgttagtttggcagacaggctgtcactggcgcagattttgtgggagaaggagagagattgtagagaagaaaagaaggagcttgagtcgaaacgcgagaaggcgagtgtgttgaaaaaaggaaaacttcgtaaagagatggaggatgtggaggacatgaggtccgcattgttttcgtactggataaaaagtaaagccgtggggagaaataaccaggaacggtgtaatgaggaaagaccaccggcatacgatgttgaaataaacggtgtgaattcggcttctgcacctgctgggttgtatcctgtattaaatataacggggggagagttggaagttgaagaaagtgtaccactgcggggttgtcggggcaacgaggtaacgggggaaagccggcctttcgaagcgcgtcaaaatcggggggggtttaaagaatggacggactcacgcactccggggagaagggacagctcagaagtgcagcggagaaataaggcggataagggaaagtatttagccggggcgaatgagcgggtgaaaacacaattgagatacggggaatcaccagacatgggggagagaggaaaaaaaggctctgcctcggctcaggaggagcaaaacggggaatgcggggataacagcgacccagagattcacggggaaccgggaaaaatgtatccgttattcatgtcttctcgaggtgttaataaatacaagccgtggtcgctgggagacgtgtctgctctagtcgcgcaaatgcctgcaccatctgaagggggagataagtggctaaaacaactcgatacgcttactaacggacacacgctggcgctcggcgactttagggctgtagcagccagatgcatgaccgcacatgatttagcggacgtggaaaacagagcgggggtgacccgacaagccgatgacgacagatttttgtatttcgcgacggagatcggggacgcaatgcgcgagaaatggccacttctaatgtcgactaaaataccaaaattaccatgggacgcgaagaaaaccccgcgcgcgtatttggacgaatgtaaagagacctgggtaaaaagcactagccatcatccgggaacggagggcatacagagagaatggttcagacaggcggtgctggagggagtaccagagggggtaaaagctaaaatgatcactaatccagacttgccaggaagtgaatctgctgtgtgggaaagacatttactgcaccatttacaggacgcgactgaggaagcgacaggggaagagaagcagctaaaagaattacaggctcagcttcttaggcttcagctcactaaggtcaaacaggaagtgagcgacaagaagcagaaagggaaagacgagcgacagatgacagtccaggctgccccagctgaag gtgtccagagaccacggaagggagaagaccgaccatccccacacagctatccttcttga
- the msl2a gene encoding E3 ubiquitin-protein ligase MSL2a: MNPVKATALYVSASRAVLQCDPRQPHTFAEMYKLLPFFRQSIACLACGKLLQDPLSPSHAECQHYVCSGCKGQKMQIRPPCSRCKDFSCFQENQRLSLLVQCYKKLCLYVTHSPLLQSITSRVGGSPEVMALLEEVLMSNEDEIETEDPSPAQENVNPSAQESLTPTEAPPAPAELSAVPQSSSSDPPRSNGPQECNGEVLQDLAPSSPELEVCELVEEQSQVDLSVSSTGCGGLEVSLTTGPLTPTPGTVCSLRDGQSGSRELEEGEVLLLSVEEVLQTLDPLQPGRDTPYTQPERMHTHAHIATDRAHAPMYIQLDATHNYTQIQTDRTNTVASHGAHIHASFDPPPTSKPPPVRLKRKRSRSESDREKVKPLPIASILQGPSSHSHTPNPSQTLYMQPPTPSLTVPAHTYSSLPNGAPPKLSRPAPNHNKGARKHVDAGLKKPHAKARSGGGPKTKDGSKDQRLMAGCIVPPAPVRPPYKKPAEKKGCKCGRATQNPSVLTCRGQRCPCYSNRKACLDCICRGCQNSYMANGEKKLEAFAVPEKALEQTRLTLGINLTSITAAAALRNPATTSIRTNTLLNVATATGSPVTTSFLSPSPPQEPSYEDSLELLIG, translated from the exons ATGAACCCCGTAAAGGCAACCGCTCTGTACGTGTCCGCCAGCCGGGCCGTGCTGCAGTGTGACCCGCGGCAGCCTCACACCTTCGCAGAGATGTACAAGCTACTGCCCTTCTTCCGACAGTCCATTGCATGCCTCGCCTGTG GCAAACTGCTCCAGGATCCCCTCTCCCCATCACATGCAGAGTGTCAGCATTATGTCTGCTCGGGCTGTAAAGGCCAGAAGATGCAGATAAGGCCGCCGTGCAGTCGCTGTAAGGATTTCTCCTGCTTCCAGGAGAACCAACGGCTCTCTTTGCTCGTGCAATGCTACAAGAAGCTCTGTCTCTATGTAACCCATTCGCCGTTACTGCAATCCATCACCAGCCGAGTGGGAGGGTCCCCAGAAGTTATGGCCCTGCTAGAGGAGGTGCTAATGTCCAATGAAGATGAAATAGAGACAGAAGACCCAAGCCCAGCACAGGAAAATGTGAATCCATCGGCCCAGGAGTCCCTCACTCCGACAGAGGCACCACCTGCTCCTGCAGAGCTTTCAGCTGTACCCCAGAGCTCCTCCTCGGACCCTCCTCGTTCCAATGGACCACAGGAATGTAACGGGGAAGTGCTGCAGGACCTCGCTCCTTCTTCTCCGGAGCTGGAAGTATGCGAGCTGGTAGAGGAGCAGTCACAGGTAGACCTGTCTGTGTCTAGTACTGGCTGCGGTGGTCTGGAAGTGAGTCTGACCACTGGACCTTTAACCCCAACTCCAGGCACTGTGTGCTCACTCAGGGATGGGCAATCTGGCagcagggagctggaggagggggaggtgttGCTTCTCAGTGTGGAGGAGGTGTTGCAGACTTTGGATCCCCTTCAACCTGGTCGAGATACTCCTTATACACAGCCGGAACGTatgcacactcacgcacacatagCCACGGACAGAGCACACGCGCCAATGTACATACAGCTAGACGCAACTCACAACTACACGCAGATCCAAACGGACAGGACTAACACAGTGGCCAGTCACGGTGCTCACATCCACGCGTCTTTTGATCCTCCTCCAACCTCCAAGCCCCCGCCAGTCCGCCTTAAACGAAAACGCTCTCGTTCAGAGAGCGATAGGGAAAAGGTAAAGCCCCTCCCTATCGCCTCCATCCTACAGGGCCCttcctcacattcacacactccaAACCCTTCTCAGACACTATACATGCAACCACCTACACCCTCCTTAACTGTACCAGCACACACATACTCGTCCCTTCCTAACGGGGCGCCCCCGAAGCTCAGTCGGCCTGCGCCGAACCACAATAAAGGCGCCAGGAAGCATGTTGATGCGGGCCTTAAGAAGCCCCATGCGAAGGCACGCAGCGGTGGAGGCCCCAAGACCAAGGATGGAAGCAAGGACCAGCGGTTGATGGCAGGCTGCATTGTGCCCCCGGCTCCTGTTCGGCCCCCATACAAGAAGCCTGCAGAGAAGAAGGGCTGCAAGTGTGGCAGGGCCACCCAGAATCCATCTGTACTGACATGCAGGGGCCAACGCTGTCCCTGCTATTCGAACCgaaag GCGTGCTTGGATTGTATCTGTCGAGGTTGCCAGAACTCCTACATGGCTAACGGGGAGAAGAAGCTAGAGGCCTTCGCCGTGCCCGAGAAAGCCTTGGAGCAGACGCGTCTCACCCTCGGCATCAACCTCACCAGCATCACCGCGGCCGCCGCACTCCGCAACCCGGCAACCACCAGCATCCGCACTAACACCCTCCTCAATGTCGCCACAGCAACTGGGAGCCCCGTGACTACAAGCTTTCTGTCCCCCAGCCCGCCACAAGAGCCCAGCTACGAGGACAGCCTGGAGCTGCTGATTGGATGA